One region of Camelus bactrianus isolate YW-2024 breed Bactrian camel chromosome 22, ASM4877302v1, whole genome shotgun sequence genomic DNA includes:
- the NFILZ gene encoding NFIL3 like protein, which translates to MDLGLLALPDVPQGCRKTLRGGQSRGSAVRRQREFMPEEKKDTVYWEKRRKNNEAAKRSREKRRLNDAALEGRLATLLEENALLRAELRALKHRFGLLPPIGGTRTLPALLWESPWTGDPRPRAEPLPSLPSSHDCFLRSCSLDPGVPGCWGCLVAHRWTGLATSPRSLQDPAPPTPKRMDMALQAALPATFFSCHLLDKRGGPRPELRPCWGLWSTIPTGCRVSGPSDMLLTPSADPMGLSPGAACPVPGNHLEDLAQPSLPHKLRIKSQASGRVPRGWEGGRGLI; encoded by the coding sequence ATGGACCTGGGTCTCTTGGCCCTGCCAGATGTCCCTCAGGGTTGCAGAAAGACCCTgcggggagggcagagcaggggctCGGCCGTGCGTCGGCAGCGGGAGTTCATGCCGGAAGAGAAGAAGGACACGGTTTACTGGGAGAAGCGGAGGAAGAACAACGAAGCAGCCAAGAGATCCCGCGAGAAGCGGCGTCTCAATGATGCTGCCCTTGAGGGCAGGCTGGCCACGCTGCTTGAGGAAAACGCACTGCTTAGGGCTGAGCTGCGTGCGCTCAAGCATCGCTTTGGCCTCCTGCCCCCCATCGGTGGTACCCGGACCCTGCCCGCTCTGCTGTGGGAGTCCCCCTGGACTGGAGACCCCCGCCCTAGGGCTGAACCACTCCCCTCTCTACCTAGCTCCCATGACTGCTTCTTGAGATCGTGTTCCTTGGACCCTGGGGTTCCAGGATGTTGGGGCTGCCTGGTGGCTCACAGGTGGACTGGCCTGGCCACTTCCCCCAGgtccctccaggaccctgcaccCCCTACCCCCAAGAGAATGGACATGGCCTTGCAGGCTGCTCTCCCTGCCACCTTCTTCAGCTGTCATCTCCTGGATAAGCGTGGGGGACCCAGACCAGAGCTGAGACCCTGCTGGGGGCTGTGGTCCACCATTCCCACTGGCTGCCGGGTCTCAGGGCCCTCAGATATGTTGCTGACACCCAGTGCTGATCCCATGGGGCTGTCTCCTGGGGCGGCCTGCCCTGTCCCAGGGAACCATCTAGAGGATCTGGCTCAGCCCTCTCTGCCCCACAAATTGCGTATCAAGTCCCAAGCCTCTGGCAGAGTACCTCGAGGCTGGGAGGGTGGCCGGGGCCTCATCTGA